Proteins co-encoded in one Quercus robur chromosome 8, dhQueRobu3.1, whole genome shotgun sequence genomic window:
- the LOC126697262 gene encoding probable aquaporin PIP2-6, which yields MAREVSAKGDHDPAPVPIFHVVELSQWSFYRALIAEFIATLLFLYVTVLTVIGYKSHVSDACGGLDHLGIAWAFGGMIFILAYCIGDISYGHINPAVTFGSLLAGKVSLIRAVMYMVAQCLGAISGAGIVKAFQKDYYERNGGGANMVSHGYSKGAGLGAEIIGTFVLVYTVFSATDPKRKAKDPNAPVLAPLSIGFAVFMVHLATIPITGTGINPARSFGAAVIYNKAEAWNDHWIFWVGPFIGATIAALYHQFVMSTGAA from the exons ATGGCCAGGGAAGTTTCAGCCAAAGGCGACCACGACCCAGCTCCAGTACCGATTTTCCATGTTGTGGAGCTATCCCAGTGGTCCTTTTACAGGGCTTTGATAGCTGAGTTTATAGCTACTTTGCTGTTTCTATATGTCACGGTGCTGACTGTGATTGGCTACAAGAGCCATGTTAGTGACGCCTGTGGTGGTCTTGACCATCTTGGGATTGCTTGGGCCTTTGGTGGCATGATTTTCATTCTTGCTTACTGCATTGGTGATATTTCAT ATGGTCACATTAACCCAGCAGTGACATTCGGGAGCCTATTGGCTGGTAAGGTGTCGCTGATCCGAGCCGTGATGTACATGGTGGCTCAGTGCTTGGGAGCCATCAGTGGTGCTGGGATCGTCAAGGCCTTTCAGAAGGATTATTACGAAAGGAATGGTGGTGGTGCCAACATGGTCTCTCATGGGTACAGCAAAGGCGCTGGATTGGGCGCCGAGATCATAGGGACCTTTGTGCTTGTGTACACCGTCTTCTCTGCCACTGACCCCAAGAGGAAAGCTAAAGATCCCAATGCTCCG GTTTTGGCACCACTTTCCATTGGATTTGCGGTGTTCATGGTTCACTTGGCCACCATCCCAATCACTGGCACTGGCATCAACCCCGCTAGGAGTTTCGGTGCTGCTGTTATCTACAACAAGGCCGAGGCATGGAATGACCAT tgGATCTTTTGGGTTGGGCCATTCATTGGTGCAACCATTGCAGCTCTCTACCACCAATTCGTGATGAGTACAGGTGCTGCGTAA
- the LOC126697261 gene encoding probable aquaporin PIP2-5, whose product MAREVSAKDYHDPAPVPIFHVVELSQWSFYRALIAEFMATLLFLYVTVLTVIGYKSHVRDACGGLDHLGIAWAFGGMIFILAYCIGDISYGHINPAVTFGSLLARKVSLIRAVMYMVVQCLGAIVGAGIVQAFQMGYYERNGGGANMVSHGYSKGVGLGAEIIGTFVLVYTVFSATDPKREAKNSIAPVLAPLSIGFAVFMVHLATIPITGTGINPARSFGAAVIYNKAEAWDDHWIFWVGPFIGATIAALYHRFVMSAGAA is encoded by the exons ATGGCCAGGGAAGTTTCAGCCAAAGACTACCACGACCCAGCTCCAGTACCGATTTTCCATGTTGTGGAGCTATCCCAGTGGTCCTTTTACAGGGCTTTGATAGCTGAGTTTATGGCTACTTTGCTGTTTCTATATGTCACGGTGCTGACTGTGATTGGCTACAAGAGCCATGTTAGAGACGCCTGTGGTGGTCTTGACCATCTTGGGATTGCTTGGGCCTTTGGTGGCATGATTTTCATTCTTGCTTACTGCATTGGTGATATTTCAT ATGGTCACATTAACCCAGCAGTGACATTCGGGAGCCTATTAGCTCGTAAGGTGTCGCTTATCCGAGCCGTGATGTACATGGTGGTTCAGTGCTTGGGTGCCATCGTTGGTGCTGGGATCGTCCAGGCCTTTCAGATGGGTTATTACGAAAGGAATGGTGGTGGTGCCAACATGGTCTCTCATGGGTACAGCAAAGGCGTTGGATTGGGCGCCGAGATCATAGGGACCTTTGTGCTTGTATACACCGTCTTCTCTGCCACTGATCCCAAGAGGGAAGCTAAAAATTCCATTGCTCCG GTTTTGGCACCACTTTCCATTGGATTTGCGGTGTTCATGGTTCACTTGGCCACCATCCCAATCACTGGCACTGGCATCAACCCCGCTAGGAGTTTTGGTGCTGCTGTTATCTACAACAAGGCCGAGGCCTGGGATGACCAT tgGATCTTTTGGGTTGGGCCATTCATTGGCGCAACCATTGCAGCTCTCTACCACCGATTCGTGATGAGTGCAGGTGCTGCGTAA